The Streptomyces sp. V4I8 genome includes the window GGACTGCTCGGCTCGGTACGCCGGGTCACGGTCCTCGGCAGCGGCACCGAACTGGCCCACCGCATCACCGGCGGCCTGCACGAAACGCCGGGCGTCCTCTGGATCGAACCGCCCACCGGGGCGGACCTCGACCCGCACGCCACCGTGCTCGCCGTCGAGCTGGAAGGGGAACTGGAGCTGTACCGCGGCGCGGGCCGCTTCTGACCCACTTCTGAGCCGGCGACGCACCTTCGAGTCGGCCGGCCGCCGCCCCCGTGACAGCGCCGGCCGACCCGAAGCCCCCGTACATCCCCCGTGGTGGTGCGTTCCCCCGTGGTTCCCCCGTTGCCTTGCACTCTTATGAGCGCGCTGTCCGCGCCCTGATACACCCTTCCGGAAAAAACTTCCCGGCGGGGGCGAAGGGCGACCTCAGCCGGTGAAGCCGGCGGTGATGGACGTGAACTGCCAGTTGTTCTGGCTGATCCCGGAGCAGTTGCTCGTCACACCGCCGCCCGGGCACGGCCGGTCGCGGTTGACCGACCAGAAGGCGAGACGGGCGATGTGGTGCGAGTTCGCCCAGTCCCGGATCTGGGTCCAGGTCGCGGGTGAGGTGAGCTCCTGCTGATCGGACAGGCCGTTCATGCCGGAGATGCCGATGTGGGCGTAGGCGGTGGCGTAGTCCCAGCCGAAGGTCGCCTTCAGCTTGTTCTTGAGCCCCTCCGTCGCGTTCACCGTGTTGCCGTACATGTCGGCGCCGCCGCCGAAGTCGAACGGCATGATCGTGAAGACGTCGATGTCCGCGTTCAGTGCCCTGGCCTGCTCGATGAGGCGGTTGCCCCAGTAGTTCGGGCCGGTTGTCGACGTACCGAAGGTGATGATGGTGCGCAGCCCCGGGTTGTTCGCCTTGACGATCTTCAGGGCGTTCAGGATCCGGTCCTGCACGGTCGCGTTCTCGAATTCATCGGTGTTCTCGATGTCTACGTCGATCGCCTTCAGCCCGTACGCGTCGATGACCTTCTGGTACGCACCCGCCAGCGCCTCGGCGCTCGAACAGTTCGGCCCGAGCTTGTTGCCGCTCCAGCCGCCGATCGACGGCACGATGTCACCGCCCGCGGAACGGATGGAGTTGATGACGCTCTGGTCGTTCCCGCCGGTCAGCGGGCGCTGTCCGTCCCAGGCGGGGTTGCAGCCGCCGGAGGAGAGGATGAACGCCATCGTGTACCACTTGACGCCCGTCGCGTTCATCACCGAGGTCGCGCTCGGCGGGTCGCCCCAGCCCAGGTACAGATAGGGCGCGGCCTGCTTGAAGCCGGTACCGCCACCGCCGCCCGCGTCCGTCGTGACGCTGACGGTGTTGGAGGCCGCCGACACGTTCCCGGCCGCGTCCCGCGCCTTCACCGTGAAGGAGTGACCCGTGCTCGGTGACAGACCGCTGACCGTGGCACTCGTACCGGAGACACTGAGCACCTGGCTCGAACCCCGGTAGATGTCGTACGCCGTCACCCCGACGTTGTCCGTCGAGGCGTTCCACGCCAGCGAGACGCTCGACGACGTCTTGCCGGTGGACCGCAGGCTGCCCGGAACGGACGGCGCCTGACTGTCCGAACCGCCGCCACCGGGCCCGTCGAGGCTGATGTCGTCGGCGTAGTAGGTGCCCTGGGCGTACCAGCCGTGGACGTAGACGGTGGCGCTGGTCTGGGAGGCACCGGTCGTGAAGGACACGGTGAGCTTGCTGTACGCCGACGGCGACGACGTCCAGGTCGACGCACCACCGTGCACGCCGAGGTAGACGTACGACCCGCGCACCCAGCCGCCGAGTGTGTACGTCGTGTTCGGCTGGACCGGGACGGTCTGGGTGCACTGGGCGATGTCACTCGAACTCACGGCCCCTGCGAGGGCCTTGGAGCCGGTGTGCACGGGGGATGACACGACCGAGCCGAGGTTGCCGCCGCAGGACCAGGGCGAGAGCCCGCCCGACTCGAAACCGGAGTTGGAGAGGAGGTTGGCCGCGTGGGCCGTACCGGGAAGGGCGACGACTCCGGTGACCGCGAGGGCGGCGGAGCCGAGCAGGGCGAGAAGACGACGTCTGAGTCGTCTGAGGGGTTGGTTGCGCACGCGATCTCCCTGGGAAGTGTGGGGTGTTCGGGAGTGCACGAGGTGCAGAGCCGTGCAGATGAGGTGCGCAGACCAAGTTGGTATGGACCAATTCCGGTGTCAAGGCCTGACGTCGAGATTGGTCCATACCGGCGAGGGCGACTCTGTCAGGGATGCGGGGCTGTCTCGATGTGCGGCTCCGCCGCGCGGGCGCGACAAGCCACAGCGAATCCCGCACCCGGCAGGCAACCTAGAGCGGCAGAACCTGAGCCGCCCCGGCCACACCGACGGAGTCAGCCGGCGCCGGGGCCGGCATCGCCGGCAGCAACGGCCCCTCGACCTCCGCCCGCTGCTGCGGAATGGACACCGGCCGCAGCGGCCGCGGCCCGGAGACCACCGTGTAGTCCTGTCCCAGGAACGGCGGCGCAACCTCCCCCGGGTCCTCACCGAGCGCCAGCTGAACCGCCAGCCACGGCACATTGACCCCGCACAGCGACAGCTGGTGCAAGCCCCCGGCGGGCCGCGTGTTGACATCCATCAGCACCGGCGTCTCCCCGAACATCCGGAACTGGATGTTGGACAGATGGTGCAGCCCGAACCCCTCCGCGATCAGCCGCGCCGGCTCCAGCCACTGCTCCTGGAGGGTGAACCCACGACGGCGACCGTTCTTGAGCCGGCCGATCGCCAGCCGGACCCGGTTGTCGGGACCGGTGAGGCAGTCCACCGAGACCTCCGGCTGCTCCAGCCGCGGCATCACCAGCCAGTCCACCGGCTCGTCGGCCCGCCGCAACGCGTCCACGACAAGATCCAGCTGCACATACGGCGTGGGGAACCCGCTGAGGTGCATGAGCGAGAAGGGGGCGCGCGTGATCACACGGAAGCCCACCCCGCCCGCGCCGGACGCCGGCTTGAAGCAGGCCTTGTGTCCGCCCGCCTCCAACTCGTCGACCGCCGCGATGAGTTCATCGGCGTCACGCACCCGCCACCACGGCGGTACCGGCACCCCGATCGCCTGCACGGCCTCGTACGC containing:
- a CDS encoding carbohydrate binding domain-containing protein; protein product: MRNQPLRRLRRRLLALLGSAALAVTGVVALPGTAHAANLLSNSGFESGGLSPWSCGGNLGSVVSSPVHTGSKALAGAVSSSDIAQCTQTVPVQPNTTYTLGGWVRGSYVYLGVHGGASTWTSSPSAYSKLTVSFTTGASQTSATVYVHGWYAQGTYYADDISLDGPGGGGSDSQAPSVPGSLRSTGKTSSSVSLAWNASTDNVGVTAYDIYRGSSQVLSVSGTSATVSGLSPSTGHSFTVKARDAAGNVSAASNTVSVTTDAGGGGGTGFKQAAPYLYLGWGDPPSATSVMNATGVKWYTMAFILSSGGCNPAWDGQRPLTGGNDQSVINSIRSAGGDIVPSIGGWSGNKLGPNCSSAEALAGAYQKVIDAYGLKAIDVDIENTDEFENATVQDRILNALKIVKANNPGLRTIITFGTSTTGPNYWGNRLIEQARALNADIDVFTIMPFDFGGGADMYGNTVNATEGLKNKLKATFGWDYATAYAHIGISGMNGLSDQQELTSPATWTQIRDWANSHHIARLAFWSVNRDRPCPGGGVTSNCSGISQNNWQFTSITAGFTG
- a CDS encoding ATP-grasp domain-containing protein, which encodes MVSRVRVWLNRTYAENVFFMDQLRRNPSDRAVEIHATHGDADSPVLAAADTADLEPEGLSPAGYVEYALAQCRRRGIDVFVPRLHQSAIVAHRADFEAIGTALLAPPPEAVAVFHDKVIAYEAVQAIGVPVPPWWRVRDADELIAAVDELEAGGHKACFKPASGAGGVGFRVITRAPFSLMHLSGFPTPYVQLDLVVDALRRADEPVDWLVMPRLEQPEVSVDCLTGPDNRVRLAIGRLKNGRRRGFTLQEQWLEPARLIAEGFGLHHLSNIQFRMFGETPVLMDVNTRPAGGLHQLSLCGVNVPWLAVQLALGEDPGEVAPPFLGQDYTVVSGPRPLRPVSIPQQRAEVEGPLLPAMPAPAPADSVGVAGAAQVLPL